The proteins below are encoded in one region of Centropristis striata isolate RG_2023a ecotype Rhode Island chromosome 12, C.striata_1.0, whole genome shotgun sequence:
- the LOC131982097 gene encoding catechol O-methyltransferase-like — protein sequence MWLMVVSAPLLPALIMVSSHYRVKVASLCHRALAWALRLVRGRVCVRSTHNFVFSKCTHGKADSVLETFDLYADTHPSLCIGPQTGDALDEVVRRVCPSRVLELGMHCGYSSVRLLRLLPPAGRLITVELDPLTAELGEEVIMVAGFKHSQFQVLTSSSAEAIPTLRSFLDLIQGTSDGLNLVLMDHDPQQYLPDLLALEREHLLCPSGCSILLIYRNQRDLRDILGHIRVRPDCYYIKSELQFMMEIFYQRESSVTL from the exons ATGTGGCTCATGGTCGTTTCTGCCCCGCTGCTTCCTGCCCTCATCATGGTCTCCAGTCATTATCGTGTCAAAGTTGCCTCACTGTGCCATCGAGCTCTGGCCTGGGCGCTGCGGCTGGTGCGAGGGAGAGTGTGTGTAAGGAGCACCCACAACTTTGTCTTCTCCAAATGCACCCATGGTAAAGCTGACAGCGTCCTggagacctttgacctttacgCAGACACACACCCCTCCCTCTGCATCGGCCCTCAGACCG GTGACGCACTGGATGAGGTGGTGAGGCGTGTCTGTCCCTCCCGGGTGTTGGAGCTGGGAATGCACTGTGGCTACAGCTCTGTCCGCCTGCTGCgtctgctgccccctgctggcagacTGATCACAGTGGAGCTGGACCCACTCACAGCAGAGCTCGGGGAGGAAGTCATCATGGTGGCTGGATTCAAACATTCACAG TTCCAGGTGTTGACATCCAGCTCAGCTGAGGCCATCCCAACTTTGCGTTCATTTCTTGACCTTATTCAAGGGACCAGTGATGGGCTAAATCTGGTGTTGATGGACCATGACCCCCAGCAGTACCTCCCAGATCTGCTGGCTCTGGAGAGAGAGCATCTCCTCTGTCCTTCCGGCTGCTCCATCCTTCTGATCTACAGGAACCAAAGAGATCTCAGAGATATCCTGGGTCACATCAGAGTGAGGCCTGACTGCTACTACATCAAGTCAGAGCTTCAGTTTATGATGGAGATCTTCTACCAAAGAGAAAGTTCAGTTACATTATAA